A portion of the Streptomyces sp. NBC_01335 genome contains these proteins:
- a CDS encoding SCO1431 family membrane protein, with protein MTATTAAAEQLHLSRRARRARTGGPGERGPKVLEHVLGWTLVVVLALLVTRAGLM; from the coding sequence ATGACCGCGACCACCGCAGCCGCCGAACAGCTCCACCTCTCCCGCCGCGCGCGTCGCGCCCGTACCGGCGGTCCGGGGGAGAGGGGCCCGAAGGTTCTGGAACACGTCCTCGGCTGGACCCTCGTCGTCGTCCTCGCCCTCCTCGTCACCCGGGCCGGACTCATGTGA
- a CDS encoding TetR/AcrR family transcriptional regulator — protein sequence MDRSMGLRERKKQRTRETISEVAIALFLEHGFDQVSVADIAAAAEVSKPTLFRYFPTKEDLVVQRFADHQDEAAEVVRNRPAGVSPLDALHRHFVEGLEAGDPVTGLSDHEAVLAFHRLLHSTPGLVARSAQYLALAEEELARALAETLGEESREVTPRVLAGQLVATQRILAMANWQRIVDGRSAKDVRPEALADADHAFSLLSRGLATLGPARDAAHGAPPDRGDAPTTG from the coding sequence GTGGACCGGTCGATGGGGTTGCGGGAGCGCAAGAAGCAGCGGACGCGGGAGACCATTTCCGAGGTCGCGATCGCACTCTTCCTGGAGCACGGATTCGACCAGGTCTCCGTCGCCGACATCGCCGCCGCCGCAGAGGTCTCCAAGCCGACGCTCTTCCGGTACTTCCCCACCAAGGAGGACCTGGTCGTCCAGCGGTTCGCCGACCACCAGGACGAGGCCGCCGAGGTGGTGCGGAACCGTCCGGCCGGAGTGAGCCCGCTCGACGCCCTGCACCGGCACTTCGTGGAGGGGCTGGAAGCCGGCGACCCCGTCACGGGACTCAGCGACCACGAGGCCGTCCTCGCCTTCCACCGCCTCCTCCACTCCACCCCCGGCCTCGTGGCGCGTTCCGCCCAGTACCTCGCCCTCGCCGAGGAGGAGCTGGCCCGCGCGCTCGCCGAAACCCTCGGCGAGGAATCCCGGGAGGTCACGCCCCGAGTGCTGGCCGGCCAACTGGTCGCCACCCAGCGCATCCTGGCCATGGCGAACTGGCAGCGGATCGTCGACGGCAGGTCGGCGAAGGACGTCCGCCCCGAAGCCCTCGCCGACGCCGACCACGCCTTCTCCCTGCTGAGCCGAGGACTCGCCACCCTCGGTCCGGCACGGGACGCCGCGCACGGAGCGCCGCCCGATCGCGGCGACGCGCCCACCACCGGCTGA
- a CDS encoding helix-turn-helix domain-containing protein — protein sequence MPIVVDIDIMLARRKMSVGDLANRVGITPANLAVLKNGRAKAVRFATLAALCEALQCQPGDLLRWEAEDAAGE from the coding sequence ATGCCGATCGTCGTCGACATCGACATCATGCTGGCCAGGCGGAAGATGTCCGTGGGCGACCTCGCGAACCGCGTGGGGATCACCCCCGCCAATCTGGCGGTACTCAAGAACGGCCGCGCCAAGGCGGTGCGCTTCGCGACGCTCGCCGCGCTCTGCGAGGCGCTCCAGTGCCAGCCGGGCGACCTGCTGCGCTGGGAGGCCGAGGACGCCGCCGGCGAGTGA
- a CDS encoding DUF2975 domain-containing protein → MGKLTVAALRVVLVVVLAGTVFVQAGMVWVLLSGNDPEDGSLPLTPLRVITILGMVSVQVVVVCVWRLVSMVRRGTVFSHAAFRHVDIVIGAIVAAALLWFAVTALNAPGQRDDPGVTVIMGGVGVAVLGIALIVLVLRMLLAQAVARDVEAVRMQAELDEVI, encoded by the coding sequence ATGGGAAAGCTGACCGTGGCCGCGCTGCGCGTCGTGCTGGTGGTGGTGCTCGCCGGCACCGTGTTCGTTCAGGCCGGGATGGTGTGGGTGCTGCTCAGCGGGAACGATCCGGAGGACGGGTCGCTCCCGCTGACACCCCTGCGTGTGATCACGATCCTGGGCATGGTGTCGGTCCAGGTCGTCGTGGTCTGCGTATGGAGGCTGGTGTCGATGGTGCGACGCGGAACCGTGTTCTCCCATGCCGCCTTCCGCCATGTGGACATCGTGATCGGCGCGATCGTCGCGGCCGCCCTCCTGTGGTTCGCCGTCACGGCCCTCAACGCGCCGGGTCAGCGGGACGACCCGGGCGTCACCGTCATCATGGGCGGGGTCGGCGTGGCGGTCCTGGGCATCGCGCTCATCGTTCTCGTGCTGCGGATGCTGCTCGCCCAGGCCGTCGCGCGTGACGTCGAAGCGGTGCGGATGCAGGCCGAGTTGGACGAGGTCATCTGA
- a CDS encoding CASTOR/POLLUX-related putative ion channel, producing MEPVKGRPPAPLRDRARYRFDRTLARSTGTLMGWLVLICLAVVVPVSAVLVWSDPAAPRSLADRLTAVWRTSAETLRLGSATGAPLRLALSALLGLVALLGVSTLVGVVTTGLADRMAELSRGRSRVLEDGHVVVLGWSDQATTVVGELVAAQAPRRPRAVVLLADRDKAEMERALAAHLPPSARGRIICRSGPASDPDVLALVSPHTASTVLVLPSGKPAADAEVLRVLLSLRAVLGEGTDGPPVLAAVRDDRYRAPARLAAGPRGTVLETDTVTARLIAQCVGRPGLSLVLRDLLDFAGDEFHLADATAFHGDTFGTALLGHPYSCVVGLLTPDGRTLLNPPAGTPVEPGSRLIVLALDDDSTRVEDCRHLVDPAATATDDPPPDDPTRLLVLGWNRRAPLVVGQLRDTARPGSVLDVITDSTVPAPREPGSGTPTTPPSVNGTPEGATVRFRSAALSRPEALLGLDLTPYDGLVVLGPDPGEGPDRPDDWTLVTLLALRLLEERAGRQLRVVTELTDDRNRPLAPVNHGSDVIVSGKLTGLLMAQITQNRHLAPVFDELFSGDGANVLLRPASTYVRTGAEATFATVVAAARDRGDCAIGYRCHDRSAPGTDHGVRLNPPKGERRVWSAGDQVVVVGTPPGNTAARSVPPGHEKDGEEVRDGTLAPSIETR from the coding sequence GTGGAACCAGTCAAGGGGAGGCCACCGGCACCGCTGAGGGACCGGGCGCGCTACCGGTTCGACCGGACACTGGCGCGTTCCACCGGCACCCTGATGGGCTGGCTGGTCCTCATCTGCCTGGCCGTCGTGGTCCCGGTGAGCGCCGTCCTGGTGTGGAGCGACCCGGCCGCGCCCCGGTCGCTGGCGGACCGGCTGACCGCGGTGTGGCGGACCAGTGCGGAGACGCTCCGCCTGGGCTCGGCCACCGGCGCCCCGCTCCGGCTGGCCCTGTCGGCCCTGCTCGGGCTGGTCGCCCTGCTCGGCGTGTCGACCCTGGTCGGGGTGGTCACCACCGGCCTCGCCGACCGCATGGCGGAGCTGAGCCGGGGCCGGTCGCGGGTCCTGGAGGACGGGCACGTCGTCGTGCTCGGCTGGTCGGACCAGGCGACCACCGTGGTGGGCGAGCTGGTGGCGGCCCAGGCGCCGCGCCGGCCCCGGGCCGTCGTCCTGCTCGCCGACCGGGACAAGGCCGAGATGGAACGCGCCCTCGCCGCCCACCTCCCACCGTCCGCCCGCGGGCGGATCATCTGCCGCAGCGGCCCCGCGAGCGATCCCGACGTGCTCGCGCTCGTCAGCCCGCACACCGCGAGCACCGTACTGGTGCTGCCCTCGGGGAAACCGGCGGCGGACGCGGAGGTGCTGCGGGTGCTGCTGTCGCTGCGCGCCGTGCTCGGCGAGGGCACCGACGGACCGCCGGTGCTCGCCGCGGTGCGCGACGACCGGTACCGCGCCCCCGCCCGGCTGGCCGCAGGCCCGCGCGGCACGGTCCTGGAGACCGACACCGTCACCGCCCGGCTGATCGCCCAGTGCGTCGGCAGGCCCGGCCTCTCCCTCGTACTCCGCGACCTCCTCGACTTCGCGGGCGACGAGTTCCACCTCGCCGACGCCACCGCGTTCCACGGGGACACCTTCGGCACGGCCCTGCTGGGCCATCCGTACTCCTGCGTGGTCGGCCTGCTCACACCCGACGGCCGCACGCTGCTCAACCCGCCGGCCGGCACCCCGGTCGAGCCGGGCAGCCGCCTGATCGTGCTCGCCCTCGACGACGACAGCACGCGGGTGGAGGACTGCCGGCATCTGGTCGATCCCGCCGCGACCGCCACGGACGACCCCCCGCCCGACGATCCGACCCGTCTGCTGGTGCTCGGCTGGAACCGGCGCGCCCCGCTCGTCGTCGGCCAGCTGCGGGACACGGCCCGCCCCGGCTCCGTCCTGGACGTGATCACCGACAGCACCGTCCCCGCACCGAGGGAGCCCGGGAGCGGAACACCGACGACACCCCCGTCCGTGAACGGCACACCCGAAGGCGCGACCGTGCGGTTCCGGTCGGCGGCGCTGTCACGGCCCGAGGCCCTGCTCGGGCTCGACCTCACCCCGTACGACGGACTGGTCGTCCTCGGACCCGATCCGGGCGAGGGTCCCGACCGGCCCGACGACTGGACCCTCGTCACCCTGCTGGCCCTGCGGCTGCTGGAGGAGCGCGCCGGACGTCAGCTGCGCGTCGTCACCGAACTCACCGACGACCGCAACCGCCCGCTGGCTCCCGTCAACCACGGCTCCGACGTCATCGTCAGCGGCAAACTGACCGGACTTCTGATGGCCCAGATCACCCAGAACCGGCATCTGGCCCCGGTCTTCGACGAACTGTTCTCCGGCGACGGCGCGAACGTCCTGCTGCGCCCCGCCAGTACGTACGTCCGTACGGGCGCCGAGGCCACCTTCGCCACCGTCGTCGCAGCCGCCCGCGACCGGGGCGACTGCGCGATCGGCTACCGCTGCCACGACCGCTCCGCCCCCGGTACGGACCACGGCGTCCGGCTCAATCCGCCCAAGGGGGAGCGGCGCGTGTGGAGCGCCGGGGACCAGGTGGTCGTGGTGGGGACGCCCCCGGGGAACACCGCCGCCCGGTCCGTACCGCCGGGTCACGAGAAGGACGGTGAGGAGGTCCGGGACGGAACTCTTGCTCCATCTATCGAAACTCGATAG
- a CDS encoding SDR family NAD(P)-dependent oxidoreductase, producing MSAAVVIGAGPGIGASVADRLAREGMSVTVVARSRETVRATTDRLERNGRKALGLTADSTDEAALRAALDTAAAENGPAGLLVYNAALIRQDAPGELDARGQLDAWAVNVVGALTAAAHLAPGMAARGGGTILVTGGMPRAKPTHISLSLGKLGVRNLVELLHGAYGDAGVHVASVTVPDRVAPGTDHDPDDIAEHYWRLHLQPRERWQHEVVHGVRPAV from the coding sequence ATGTCGGCAGCAGTGGTGATCGGAGCGGGGCCCGGAATCGGGGCTTCGGTGGCCGATCGGCTGGCCCGCGAGGGGATGTCCGTGACGGTGGTCGCGCGGAGCCGCGAAACCGTACGGGCCACCACCGACCGGCTCGAACGGAACGGCCGGAAGGCGCTGGGGCTGACCGCGGACAGCACGGACGAGGCCGCGTTACGGGCCGCGCTGGACACGGCCGCCGCCGAGAACGGACCGGCCGGACTCCTCGTGTACAACGCGGCGTTGATCCGTCAGGACGCGCCGGGCGAACTCGACGCCCGAGGCCAGCTCGACGCCTGGGCGGTGAATGTCGTGGGCGCGCTGACCGCCGCCGCGCACCTGGCGCCCGGCATGGCCGCCCGGGGTGGCGGGACCATCCTCGTCACCGGCGGCATGCCCCGCGCCAAGCCCACCCACATCAGCCTGTCGCTCGGCAAGCTCGGGGTACGCAACCTCGTCGAGCTGCTGCACGGGGCCTACGGGGACGCCGGAGTCCACGTGGCGTCGGTGACCGTACCCGACCGGGTCGCACCCGGTACGGACCACGACCCCGACGACATCGCCGAGCACTACTGGCGGCTGCACCTCCAGCCGCGCGAACGCTGGCAGCACGAGGTCGTGCACGGCGTACGGCCCGCCGTCTGA
- a CDS encoding galactose-binding domain-containing protein produces MRPADIGPPADEASVKRPWLTTRTVRTGLASVLAALLVGSLAPAAHAASEPKHAAAPAPAAGKSWPGNKHNATGGKDYYIDATLGHDTAAGTSPKNAWRSLAKANATTFLPGDRILLKAGEQWQNEQLWPKGSGSAGKPITISAYGDKRAGRPYIATNGQVPSPFNADGTKNPQTVGLTGAIVLRNQQYWDIDNVELSNDDDFATDITKGSYVRDGIMVSINADLFPDGADTVMDHFRISDIYVHNLDGPSSWQKIHYGAVDFQVFGSKSYKAYPAGGYHFSDVRIENNTFENVELHAVQFAFNWFAADSADSGQYDEAGKWHEGWEQLWVRTRDLYSRDVYIGHNYAKSIGQGAFQLADSQRMTVEYNEVNGFLERYNAVSCGLYLWAGADSTMQYNEVYGGPDNEYDGTPWDLEYTNFNVTYQYNYSHDNAAGWMAYMGNSSNSVARYNLSVNDNGVLVKNMLSTNYAPTYFTNNTFVYDGADLNTVHDETFLSRVYFLNNIFYNTSETTPTPWYRRTGALRQAVFSNNDYYEASGVHSAQEPADPDGLRADPEFVGDPAHYVTGAGVDKIRKAAAPFALRKDSPLIDAGRYNAHLGTEDFLGTHLYYGDAPDIGIAESKSGRKVAHPVDTDPIEDETDNRVNLALGKPVTAGSTHPGANGSLGAEKLTDGDLTTRWAAADDATYPITLDVDFGADTTFDQVYLDEYTDSSTNPRVQSFELQRWDAATGSWVTFASRDTGVGHDLTVTGFGTVTSSKLRVALTGQIATEQYTPSLTEISVYRAGA; encoded by the coding sequence ATGAGACCTGCCGACATCGGCCCGCCCGCCGACGAGGCGTCGGTGAAGCGCCCGTGGCTCACCACGCGGACGGTTCGCACCGGCCTCGCCTCCGTGCTCGCCGCGCTGCTCGTGGGGTCGCTCGCCCCGGCCGCGCACGCCGCGAGCGAACCGAAGCACGCCGCCGCTCCCGCCCCCGCCGCCGGCAAGTCCTGGCCCGGCAACAAGCACAACGCGACGGGTGGCAAGGACTACTACATCGACGCCACGCTCGGCCACGACACCGCGGCCGGCACCTCGCCGAAGAACGCCTGGCGCAGCCTGGCCAAGGCGAACGCGACGACGTTTCTGCCCGGCGACCGCATCCTGCTCAAGGCCGGCGAGCAGTGGCAGAACGAGCAGCTGTGGCCGAAGGGCTCCGGCAGCGCGGGCAAGCCGATCACCATCTCGGCGTACGGCGACAAGCGCGCCGGCCGGCCCTACATCGCCACCAACGGCCAGGTGCCCAGCCCGTTCAACGCCGACGGCACGAAGAACCCGCAGACCGTCGGTCTGACCGGCGCCATCGTCCTGCGCAACCAGCAGTACTGGGACATCGACAACGTCGAGCTGTCCAACGACGACGACTTCGCCACGGACATCACCAAGGGCAGTTACGTCCGCGACGGCATCATGGTCTCGATCAACGCCGACCTGTTCCCGGACGGCGCGGACACGGTCATGGACCACTTCCGCATATCGGACATCTACGTCCACAACCTCGACGGCCCGAGCAGCTGGCAGAAGATCCACTACGGTGCGGTCGACTTCCAGGTCTTCGGCAGCAAGAGCTACAAGGCGTACCCGGCCGGCGGATACCACTTCAGCGACGTCCGGATCGAGAACAACACCTTCGAGAACGTCGAACTGCACGCGGTGCAGTTCGCGTTCAACTGGTTCGCCGCCGACAGCGCCGACTCCGGCCAGTACGACGAGGCCGGCAAGTGGCACGAGGGCTGGGAGCAGCTCTGGGTGCGCACCCGCGACCTGTACAGCCGTGACGTCTACATCGGCCACAACTACGCCAAGAGCATCGGTCAGGGCGCCTTCCAGCTCGCCGACTCCCAGCGGATGACGGTCGAGTACAACGAGGTCAACGGCTTCCTGGAGCGCTACAACGCGGTCTCCTGCGGTCTCTACCTGTGGGCCGGCGCCGACTCGACCATGCAGTACAACGAGGTCTACGGCGGTCCGGACAACGAGTACGACGGCACCCCCTGGGACCTGGAGTACACCAACTTCAACGTCACGTACCAGTACAACTACTCGCACGACAACGCCGCGGGCTGGATGGCCTACATGGGCAACAGCTCCAACTCGGTGGCGCGTTACAACCTCAGCGTCAACGACAACGGCGTGCTCGTGAAGAACATGCTGTCGACGAACTACGCGCCGACGTACTTCACCAACAACACCTTCGTCTACGACGGCGCCGACCTGAACACCGTCCACGACGAGACGTTCCTGAGCCGCGTCTACTTCCTGAACAACATCTTCTACAACACCTCGGAGACCACCCCGACGCCGTGGTACCGCCGTACCGGCGCCCTGCGGCAGGCCGTGTTCTCGAACAACGACTACTACGAGGCGTCCGGCGTCCACTCCGCGCAGGAGCCGGCCGACCCGGACGGGCTGCGGGCCGACCCGGAGTTCGTCGGTGACCCCGCCCACTACGTCACCGGTGCGGGCGTCGACAAGATCCGCAAGGCCGCCGCGCCCTTCGCGCTGCGCAAGGACTCGCCCCTGATCGACGCGGGCCGCTACAACGCGCACCTGGGCACCGAGGACTTCCTCGGCACGCACCTCTACTACGGCGACGCCCCGGACATCGGCATCGCCGAGTCCAAGTCCGGCCGCAAGGTGGCCCACCCGGTCGACACCGACCCGATCGAGGACGAGACGGACAACAGGGTCAACCTCGCCCTGGGCAAGCCCGTGACCGCCGGCTCGACCCACCCCGGGGCGAACGGATCGCTCGGCGCGGAGAAGCTGACCGACGGCGACCTGACGACCCGCTGGGCCGCCGCCGACGACGCGACCTACCCGATCACGCTCGACGTCGACTTCGGCGCGGACACCACGTTCGACCAGGTCTACCTGGACGAGTACACCGACTCGTCCACCAACCCCCGGGTGCAGTCCTTCGAGCTCCAGCGCTGGGACGCGGCCACCGGTTCCTGGGTCACCTTCGCCAGCCGTGACACGGGTGTCGGGCACGACCTCACGGTGACGGGCTTCGGTACCGTCACCAGCTCCAAGCTGCGGGTGGCCCTCACCGGCCAGATCGCCACGGAGCAGTACACCCCGAGCCTGACCGAGATCTCGGTCTACCGCGCGGGCGCGTAA